One Mycolicibacterium fallax genomic window, GTGAGGAGCATCTGGAACCGGCCTGGAACTTCGGCCCGCAGGGGCAGCGCTACGAGGTGGAGGTCCGCGGGAATCCCGATTTCACCGCCTGCATCAAGGGATTTCACGGCGAGATCGGCCCCGGCGGCGAACTCGGGGAGGAGACCGGCATCGTCGGCACCGCGGCGCACTGCGTGAACTCGGTGCCGGCGGTGTGCGCTGCCGACCCGGGGATTGTCAGCTACCTGGACCTGCCGCTGGTGTCCGGCAAGGCCGCACCGGAATTGCGCCGCTGATGTGCCGACTGTTCGGGCTGCACGCCGGTCGGACCGCTGCCACCGCGACCTTCTGGTTGCTCGACGCCCCGGACAACCTGTCCGAGCAGAGCCGACGTAATCCCGACGGCACCGGCGTCGGGGTGTTCGGTCCCGACGGCAACCCGGTGCTGCGCAAGCAGCCGATGGCGGCCTGGAAGGATGCCGAATTTGCCACCGGGGCAAGGGAGTTGACCGGAACAACGTTCCTGGCGCATGTCCGCTACGCGACCACCGGCGCGATCGACGTCCGCAACACCCACCCCTTCCTGCAGGACGGCCGGCTGTTCGCGCACAACGGGACCGTCGAGGGGATCGATCTGCTCGACGCCCGGATCGCCGACCTTGGCGTGTCGGAACTGGTTGCCGGGCAATCAGATTCGGAACGGGTGGGCGCGATCATCGCCGGCGAGATCCGGTCCGCCGGCGGCGATGTCGGCACCGGACTGCGCAACGGCCTGCGCTGGCTGGCCGCCGAGGTGCCGATCTTCGCGCTGAACATCCTGCTGTGCACGGCCACCGACTTCTGGGCGCTGCGCTGTCCCGACACTCACGAGCTGTACCTGCTGGACCGCAGCGATCCGGCCCGGCACTCCCGATTCGACATGCGCAGCAGCCGGATCCGGGCCCATTCGGACGACCTGAACTCCGTCGCGTCGGTGCTGCTGGCCAGCGAACCGATGGACACCGACCCGGGCTGGACCGAGCTGGCGCCCGGCGAACTGGTCCACGTCGACGCCGACCTGCGCATCACCCGGGAGCTCCTGCTGCCCGACCCACCGCGGCACCGGCTGCGGATCGCCGACCTCAGCGGCGCCGCCGCCGACGCGCAGCGCGCCAACTGACGCTCAACCGCACAGTCCGGCCGCCGCGTGCTCGACGGCCATGATCGCCCCGGCCTGCTGGCCGGGCCGCAGTTCGGCCCACGGCGACCCGAAGGTGCCCGGGCCCGCGTAACCGGGATCCTGCAGGGTGCTCAGGTACGGCTCTACCTGCTCGGTCGGCTCGCCCCCGCGCTCGTCAAGCCAGGCCTTGGCGGCCAGGCAGGCCTGCCCGTACCCGGATTCGGTGGCATCGGCGGGTGCTTGGACCTTGGTGGTCACCCCGGCCGCCGACACCTCGATGCCGTCGGGCTTCGCCTCGGGCGCCGGGGCGGTGGCCTGCGGAGCCGGGGCGGTGCGGCCTGCCGGCGCGGCGCCGTCGCCCGAGGAGCATCCCGTCGTCACCGCCGCCAGGGCGACGGTGAACAGGACGGCGGGCATCCAGGCGCTGCGCATGGGTGCCCATGCTATCGGCAACCGCGGATCAGAGGCTTTCATCGGAGCGCATCAGCGGTCGCAGCCGCTCGGTCTTCTCCTGCGTCCAGCCCGGCGGCTGCAGCACCGCGGCCCAGGCGTCGGCCACATTGCGGACATACACGTGCCCGTGCCCGTCGGGAACGTCGACGGCCACCGCCATGTCGGCGGACACCTGCAGGAAGGTGATCACCGGGATCCACTTCATCCGCGGCGACACGTCGTAGCCGCGCTTCTCCCTGAGCCAATCGGGCTCGCGGAACACCAGATCGGGGTTGAACCAGGCGATCGGGTCCGACGCGTGCTGCATGTACACCACCCGCGGGCTGCGCCAGGGCGCGTCGGGCCGGTTCAGATCCTTCGGGGTGGCGGAGAATCGGACATGGGCGCCGTTTTCGTAGATCGGCAGCCACTCGGGCGAGCCCGGATCGCGGTTGGCGGTCAGGCTGGTCCAGATGGTGTTGTTGAACGTCGGCCCGGTGAACAGCGCGCCGTCGGTGCGGGCCACCAGATTGTTCAGGCTCTCGAACGGCGCCTCGCCGCCGAAGGAACCCAGGCTCTCGCCGAACACCACGAGCTTCGGCCGGGTCTGCTCGGGCATCGCGCGCACCAGCTCGTCGACCGCCTCAAACAGCACCTGGCCGGCCTGGCGGGCGTTCTCCTTGTCCACCAGGAAGGACAGCCAGCTCGGCAGGAACGAGTACTGCATCGACACGATCGCGGTGTCGCCGTTGTACATGTACTCCAGCGCGGCGGCCTGGGCGGCGTTGATCCAGCCGGTGCCGGTGGTGGTCGCCACCGCGACGACCTTGCGGCTGAGCCCGCCGGTGCGCTGCAGCTCGCGGGCGGCCAGTTCGGCGGCGGCGCGGATGTCGGCGGCCGAGTTGAGCCCGGCGTAGGCGCGGATCGGCTCGGTGGCCGGGGCCGCGTTGAACTCCGTCAACGCCGCCACCGACGGCCCGCCGGCGACGAAGATGCGGCCCTGCCGGCCCAGGGTGTCCCAGTCCACCAGCGAACCGGGGCCGCCGGAGCGCAGCGCGGTGGTGGGAGCCGGGCGGTCCGCCAGCGTCTCGTCGTTGACGGAGTTGAAGGTGTTGTTCATCCACGGCACCACCGCGCGGGCCATCAC contains:
- a CDS encoding class II glutamine amidotransferase, translated to MCRLFGLHAGRTAATATFWLLDAPDNLSEQSRRNPDGTGVGVFGPDGNPVLRKQPMAAWKDAEFATGARELTGTTFLAHVRYATTGAIDVRNTHPFLQDGRLFAHNGTVEGIDLLDARIADLGVSELVAGQSDSERVGAIIAGEIRSAGGDVGTGLRNGLRWLAAEVPIFALNILLCTATDFWALRCPDTHELYLLDRSDPARHSRFDMRSSRIRAHSDDLNSVASVLLASEPMDTDPGWTELAPGELVHVDADLRITRELLLPDPPRHRLRIADLSGAAADAQRAN
- the lpqV gene encoding lipoprotein LpqV encodes the protein MRSAWMPAVLFTVALAAVTTGCSSGDGAAPAGRTAPAPQATAPAPEAKPDGIEVSAAGVTTKVQAPADATESGYGQACLAAKAWLDERGGEPTEQVEPYLSTLQDPGYAGPGTFGSPWAELRPGQQAGAIMAVEHAAAGLCG
- a CDS encoding alpha/beta hydrolase; translation: MTDTDPQPTDTTEDRAVATETKPADAPWTDPAPAAINPDDLVRWWAKHYTFFGTAFGLVFVFLSLTPSLLPRGPLFQGLVSGGAGAIGYMFGVFGVWLVRYMRGRDRSPRAPRWAWLTLLTVGLIGMVAMQFLFHSWQEDVRDLMGVEHLRWYNYPQAAVISVIVLFFFVEIGQMIRRLVQLLVRQLERVAPPRVSGVVAVGLVVAVSVALLDGVMARAVVPWMNNTFNSVNDETLADRPAPTTALRSGGPGSLVDWDTLGRQGRIFVAGGPSVAALTEFNAAPATEPIRAYAGLNSAADIRAAAELAARELQRTGGLSRKVVAVATTTGTGWINAAQAAALEYMYNGDTAIVSMQYSFLPSWLSFLVDKENARQAGQVLFEAVDELVRAMPEQTRPKLVVFGESLGSFGGEAPFESLNNLVARTDGALFTGPTFNNTIWTSLTANRDPGSPEWLPIYENGAHVRFSATPKDLNRPDAPWRSPRVVYMQHASDPIAWFNPDLVFREPDWLREKRGYDVSPRMKWIPVITFLQVSADMAVAVDVPDGHGHVYVRNVADAWAAVLQPPGWTQEKTERLRPLMRSDESL